CTTTCCACCTCCGCTCGAAGGCAACTCTAGGCCGGTGCTGCTCGAAGGCGGTGACTCTTGGCGACAGAGCGAATGAGCAAGAAGACGATGCCACACGCAGCTGCTTCGCCGTCGGGGTCATCGCCATTGAGGACGTCACCCTGAGCACATCCTTTACCAAGGCCACCGGATCGGAAGaggtgacgaggaggaggaaaacaGGAATGAAGCCGCCAAATCtgagcggtggaggaggccttCTTGACCGCCACCAAAGAGCTCGATTGCTCGACCGCGGCTGCAACCCCCGCTCCGTGCTGCCGCCGGGTAGGTGGACGACCTGCCCCACCGCCCCACGCCTGGCAAGATCCGGTGGCTACCGCCGATCTCGTGGCCATGGGAGGGGATAAGACGTCATCGCCGTCGCTGCTTGAGGTTGCCCCGCCCAACCGTAGCTCCGCTCGACGCTTGCCGGAGACGAGCTCGATGACTCCGTGTCGGGGCCGCTCTGCCCAGCGCCGAGCTCGTCGATCGTGGCCGTGTGTGGGGAGAGGACGTCGTAGCCGGTGGAGGTAGAGGACGCAAGGAGGGAGGTTCGGGGTGGTCGCCGGTGGCAACTAGAGGTGGTGCTATGGCCAGAGTGTGAGAGAAAGTTAGTTGTGGGGGAAGAATATGGCAAGTGGGTCCAGgggcatttttttttacctttttacaCTATTTATCTCTCCCATTGAAccagaaattaatatttttattgtatgCGGTGTCTATTAGCAAATAACAACATTTTGAGAGCGTCTTCCCGCAAAAATAACTTCTTACAGTGTATGTACTGTAGCaaaaatttgccaaaaaaaaatactgaaccACGTGAAATAAATTTAAACTTAAAGAGTCGCAAAATTACATGTAAAAATTATTCAAAATCAGacaaaaataaagtaaaaccatattaaaaaaaagcaaaatctCATATTCCATAGTGTTGCAATTTTAGTCCGAAAAATGTGTAATTTTGAAGTCACTAAAATGTCACAGATCTTCATGCGTTTGAAATATAGCAATACccattaaatattataaagttacaattttaaataaataaaacatttttgtaaaataaaatcacGTATAAGTTTTTACCGAAATCACATCGTGTAGGAGCCGCAATCTGATACCGAAACCGAACACATCATCCGTCTCGGAGAGACCTCGCCAAGTCGGCAAGTCGCCACGAAACGCATCCAACCATCGCACGCCAGCTTGGCGGGCTCGCCACCACGTCCGTCCGAGTCGAACGCAcactcgaaaaaaaaaataaaaacgaaaCGAAACGAAACGAGCCAAGCCTCCAACAAGGCAAAAgccgcgacgcgacgcgagcgCGACGAGAGACAGACACCACGCGCACCTCCTCCGATCTGCTCGCTCCCCATCCCCACCACCTCTCcgaccgccgctcgccgcgccaccgctccCACCCTCCATGGCGGCCGATCcctccgcggccgcggcggccgccccggACCCGGACGGCCCCGACGCCGTACGCCTCACCTGGAACGCCTGGCCGCGCTCCAAGGTGGAGGCGAGCCGCTGCGtcgtgccgctcgccgccgcgatcTCCCCGGTCCGCTCGCCCGagtcgctcgcctcgccgccgctcccttaCCCGCCGCTCCGCTGCAAGCCCCCCTGCTCGGCCCTCCTCAACCCCTTCGCCCGCGTCGACTTCGCTGCCAAGATCTGGATCTGCCCGCTCTGCTTCTCCCGCAACCACTTCCCGCCCCACTACGCCGCCATCTCCGAGTCCAACGTCCCCGCCGAGCTCTTCCCGCAGTGCTCCACCGTCGAgtacctcctcgccggcgccgccccggccgccggcgtgccCCTCCACCAGGGCggcccgcccgcgccgccgcccccggtaTTCCTCTTCGTGATCGACACCTGCGTCATCGAGGAGGAGCTCGAGTACGTCAAGATGTCCATGCGGAAGGCCGTCGCGCTCCTGCCGGAGCACGCGCTCGTCGGCCTCGTCACGTTCGGGACTCAGGTGCATCTGCACGAGCTCGGGTTCTCCGATCTCAGCAAGATCTACGTCTTCCGGGGCACCAAGGAGATCTCCAAGGAGCAGATTTTGGATCAGCTTGGGTTGGCGGGTGCGGGGCGTCCGGGTTTCCCCAAGATGCCTCAGCAGCCAGGGGGGCCTCAGATCAACGGGATGCATCCCCCGGCAACGGCCGGGGTGACTAGGTTCTTGCTCCCGGTGTCAGACTGCGAATGCACGCTCAGCACGGTGAGAAATTGTGGTCATGGCCATTTGGTTTGGGGGTTTTCAGTACAAGGAAGCATAAGTTTGTGTTCTTTTGCAGCTGCTGGACGAGTTGCAGCCTGACCAGTGGCCGGTGGAGACTGGGAACCGGGCGATCCGGTGCACGGGTGTTGCGTTGAGTGTGGCGGCTGGCTTGCTCGGGGCTTGTATGCCTGGGACTGGCGCAAGGATCATTGCGCTTCTTGGTGGTCCATGCACCGAGGGTCCTGGAATGGTAAAGATCCCACTTTGTTGTGCACCTATGCATTTTGACTTGATTTTGCGATAATGTTGTGGATAGTTCTTAAAGTACTTGATGCTAGGTAGctaaaaattagaaatttttgTGTGATAATATCCTGGTTGGGAGTTATGACTAAGGTTTATGAAGTATTCAAAGCATGTTTCATTTGTATACTTTAGGCACAGTTCTATTGAATGTTTTTCCTCCTTTCTTCAAAATGCATAATACTATATCAGTTAATTTGATATCTCATTATACGTTCAATCAGTTTCTTGATTAAAGCATATACAACTTAAACATTATCACTATGCAAGTTTTACTTTTACCTGCTTATCAATGTTGAGATGGATAATGTTGGTGATGCTAACTCTAAAAATGAAAGTGCATAGTTCAGATTGTGCTATTTGTTAGAAAGTAATTCGTTACCCCTAGAACATCAATTGCACCTTTCAGAATTGCAGAACTCCAAAAACTTCTGTTTGTTATTCTTTGTCCCCCTCTAATAGTTTCTCTATGCTTCTGTTCATTTTTCATGATGCTTTGAAGTCCCAATTTAATACTTTACTGGGCAATGCAGATTGTGTCGAAAGATTTGTCAGAGCCAGTTAGATCACATAAGGATCTTGATAAGGATGCAGCTCCTCACTTCCAGAAAGCTGTCAAATTTTACGATGGCCTTGCCAAACAATTGGTCAGTCAAGGCCATGTCTTAGATGTTTTTGCATCTGCTCTTGATCAGGTATGTATAGTATTCTCTTTAGCCAGCAGCTTGTGGTCATACTTAAATTAAAGCTTCTATGCTCAGCAGAGTTTGCATGTTGCTGGAATCTCACAACTGTACATTGTTTGTATCCAGACTCTTGTTTTGGAGCTATGCTCACAACATATGTTCCGAATACTATTGCCTGTCCTTTCAAGATACTGTAGAAtgaatattcaaatattttaattctgGGAATATCCAAGCTACATTTGTTAAAGAGGTGGAAACCCTAGTGAAACCACCATGCTTAATATAACAGCACAACCAGACATATTTTTTGGCTTTTCCTTTTCTGATATGAGCTTTCGTTTCATTGGAGCAAAACTAAAATTCAATTCATACAAATATATGTATTGTTGTCAACTGTAGAACTTGATACAACATAGTCcatgaaaatatttattgatGGTTCATTTTGTGAGGATCAAGTTGTCTGCATACCAATCCAGTGATCATGGGAGTAGATTAATATTTGATAAACGGGCATgactattttttgtttcacttcTAGTGAAATTGTTAGTGCCAATTGAGTCGTAATGACTCTGCTTGCTAGTTCACAGTTATCACTTGATACATTGCATACTTCAATTCTCAATCATTAGGCATTTCATAACTGCTGATTGTGATACACATGACCTGAActcattttctgttttttctacAAAAAATGGTTGGAACACCTACAGGTTGGCCTTGCCGAGATGAAGGTCGCTATTGAGAGAACAGGTGGCCTTGTTGTCTTATCTGAAAGCTTTGGGCATTCAGTATTTAAGGATTCTTTTAAACGTATTTTTGAGGGAGGGGAACAGTCTCTCGACCTTTCATTCAAGTAAGTTTGATGCTTATTCCCCCTGTTGGGCTGCATT
The nucleotide sequence above comes from Oryza glaberrima chromosome 11, OglaRS2, whole genome shotgun sequence. Encoded proteins:
- the LOC127753939 gene encoding protein transport protein SEC23-like, which produces MAADPSAAAAAAPDPDGPDAVRLTWNAWPRSKVEASRCVVPLAAAISPVRSPESLASPPLPYPPLRCKPPCSALLNPFARVDFAAKIWICPLCFSRNHFPPHYAAISESNVPAELFPQCSTVEYLLAGAAPAAGVPLHQGGPPAPPPPVFLFVIDTCVIEEELEYVKMSMRKAVALLPEHALVGLVTFGTQVHLHELGFSDLSKIYVFRGTKEISKEQILDQLGLAGAGRPGFPKMPQQPGGPQINGMHPPATAGVTRFLLPVSDCECTLSTLLDELQPDQWPVETGNRAIRCTGVALSVAAGLLGACMPGTGARIIALLGGPCTEGPGMIVSKDLSEPVRSHKDLDKDAAPHFQKAVKFYDGLAKQLVSQGHVLDVFASALDQVGLAEMKVAIERTGGLVVLSESFGHSVFKDSFKRIFEGGEQSLDLSFNGTLEINCSKDIKVQGIIGPCTSLEKKGALCADTVVGQGNTTAWKMCGLDRNTSLTVFFDVSPSERSSQPGHQNPDLYIQFVTSYQHPEGQMRIRVTTICRKWVDGSTNTEELVEGFDQETAAVVLARYISLKMEMEEEFDATRWLDRSLIRLCSRFGDYRKDDPSSFSLHSNFSLFPQFMFNLRRSQFVQVFNNSPDETAYFRMLLNRESITNSVAMIQPSLISFSFDSPPSPVFLDVASIAADRILLLDAYFSVVIFHGMTIAQWRNMGYQNQPEHQQFAQLLQAPHEEAQIIIKGRFPAPRLVVCDQHGSQARFLLAKLNPSATYNSAHDVPPGSDIIFTDDVSFQVFCEHLQRLAVQS